A region of Bombilactobacillus folatiphilus DNA encodes the following proteins:
- a CDS encoding D-alanine--D-alanine ligase family protein, producing the protein MKIVVLSGGRSTERNVSLSSGVKITNALRGKGYEVALVDSFLGQALDPSQSVEDLFSTQLADESNLVIADEVLTDDKINALRTDGTRGLLGPNVLKICQAADLVYLGLHGEDGENGKIQATLDVFDIRYTGSGPLASGLAMNKKFSKEVFMQNQIPTAPYITTKTADVDESAITFGFPVVVKPANGGSSVGTHIVQKHADLKESLLDAFKFDDDVLIEKYIKGREFSVAIVDGEVLPPVEIVVTQGWYDFQHKFQDNNQTQFITPPELDHETLEALNKWTKATFKALNMENYGRIDFLVNDEGVYVMEANSLPGMTPRSLIPQEAAVVGINYADLCEKIIQSKWRFYEDQA; encoded by the coding sequence ATGAAAATTGTAGTTTTATCTGGCGGTCGCAGTACCGAGCGCAATGTCTCACTATCTTCAGGTGTCAAGATTACGAATGCTTTACGTGGTAAAGGTTACGAAGTGGCGTTGGTTGATTCATTCTTGGGGCAAGCCTTAGATCCGTCGCAATCAGTGGAGGATTTGTTCTCCACGCAATTGGCTGACGAAAGTAATTTGGTAATTGCTGACGAGGTCTTGACTGATGACAAGATTAACGCTTTGCGGACCGATGGCACACGTGGCTTATTGGGTCCTAACGTATTAAAAATTTGCCAAGCAGCTGATTTGGTTTACCTTGGTTTACACGGTGAAGATGGCGAAAATGGTAAAATTCAAGCAACATTGGATGTCTTTGATATTCGCTACACTGGCAGTGGTCCACTGGCTTCAGGTTTAGCAATGAATAAGAAGTTTTCCAAAGAAGTCTTCATGCAAAATCAGATTCCGACAGCCCCTTATATTACGACCAAAACTGCCGACGTGGACGAATCCGCGATTACGTTTGGCTTCCCAGTCGTCGTCAAACCAGCTAATGGTGGTTCTAGCGTGGGGACACATATTGTGCAAAAGCATGCGGATTTAAAAGAAAGTCTGCTTGATGCCTTTAAGTTTGATGATGACGTTTTGATTGAAAAGTATATTAAGGGTCGTGAATTTTCGGTTGCCATTGTGGATGGAGAAGTTTTGCCACCAGTTGAAATCGTCGTGACACAGGGTTGGTACGATTTTCAACATAAATTTCAAGATAATAATCAAACACAATTTATCACACCGCCAGAATTGGATCACGAAACGTTGGAAGCTTTGAATAAGTGGACGAAGGCGACCTTTAAAGCTTTGAATATGGAAAATTATGGTCGCATTGACTTCTTGGTTAATGACGAAGGCGTGTATGTCATGGAAGCCAATTCTTTGCCGGGGATGACGCCGCGGTCGTTGATTCCTCAAGAAGCTGCTGTGGTCGGTATTAATTACGCGGATTTGTGTGAGAAAATCATTCAAAGCAAATGGCGTTTTTATGAAGATCAAGCTTAA
- the nagA gene encoding N-acetylglucosamine-6-phosphate deacetylase, with protein MMKYIHAAKFFLKNTTENGGYLEITNDGNFGQYLPESHRPTSEILDYQDQWIAPGLIDTHIHGIAGHDVMDNDSEGLNEMSEALLRCGVTSWMPTTITGSKQQLQDICATIAASQEQLTGAKVAGINFEGPFFTPEHKGAQNPKYFMDPDPEIFYDWQDAAQGLLRQITIAPERHGAVEFTEAISKTGVVVALGHSSATFEQAKACVEAGATTFTHTYNGMSGLSHREPGMVGAAMSLSEVNDELICDGHHVYPNAVKILLNQKGSEHIILVTDCMSAGLMPDGNYMLGELPVVVADGTARLQDGDHNLAGSILKLNDAIKNLVDWNLVTPQDAIEMATDTPARSIGIDDKAGAILPEHPADFIVLNPKMELQATYLNGQQRYHI; from the coding sequence GTGATGAAATATATTCATGCAGCAAAGTTCTTTTTAAAGAATACGACTGAAAATGGTGGTTATTTGGAAATTACGAATGACGGGAATTTTGGTCAGTATTTGCCCGAAAGTCACCGTCCAACGAGTGAAATTTTGGATTATCAAGATCAGTGGATTGCGCCGGGGTTGATTGATACGCATATTCATGGGATTGCGGGTCATGATGTTATGGATAATGATTCTGAAGGTCTCAATGAAATGTCTGAAGCTCTGTTGCGCTGTGGGGTCACATCTTGGATGCCAACGACAATTACTGGTTCTAAGCAACAACTGCAGGATATTTGTGCGACTATTGCCGCTAGTCAAGAGCAACTAACAGGCGCAAAAGTGGCTGGAATTAATTTTGAAGGACCATTTTTCACGCCTGAACATAAAGGGGCGCAGAATCCAAAGTATTTTATGGATCCTGATCCTGAAATTTTTTATGATTGGCAAGACGCTGCCCAAGGATTATTACGTCAAATTACGATTGCGCCGGAGCGTCATGGTGCGGTGGAATTCACCGAAGCTATCAGTAAAACGGGTGTGGTTGTGGCTTTGGGGCATAGCTCGGCTACTTTTGAACAAGCCAAAGCTTGCGTGGAAGCTGGCGCAACCACTTTTACACATACTTATAACGGCATGAGTGGCTTGAGTCACCGTGAACCTGGTATGGTCGGGGCGGCGATGAGTTTGTCTGAAGTCAATGATGAACTGATTTGTGATGGTCATCATGTGTATCCTAATGCTGTCAAAATTTTGTTAAATCAAAAAGGCTCCGAACATATTATCCTGGTCACTGATTGTATGTCCGCAGGGTTAATGCCTGATGGCAACTATATGCTAGGTGAATTGCCCGTGGTGGTGGCTGATGGGACAGCGCGACTCCAAGATGGGGATCACAATTTAGCGGGGAGTATCTTAAAATTGAACGATGCGATCAAGAATTTAGTTGATTGGAATTTGGTTACGCCTCAAGATGCGATTGAGATGGCGACGGATACGCCTGCTCGAAGCATTGGCATTGATGATAAGGCCGGTGCCATTTTACCTGAACATCCCGCCGATTTTATTGTGTTGAATCCAAAGATGGAATTACAGGCCACTTACTTAAATGGTCAGCAACGTTATCATATCTAA
- a CDS encoding BspA family leucine-rich repeat surface protein: MKQKLHYIVTLLTLVTVFGFIEGLGGENVSAKTTIPDPPYSSQVTTLGDNFTVNSNSANNGNIMLAGHTEVQVMSQGENAMAKSMWNKTPIDIKKPFTINFQYYLNGAGPTKSGDGLTFTMQNENPYLLGHAGEAIGVYGALRNSSTYQPAYKQGLTVEFDPKYNDDASDSDLKMDSNAPKNHNHVAITDGSVTNVGDHFAIKHLAVLYDPSMVSNVWKQVEVHWEPNLADNTGTLTVSHTDTSHFAESGSLMPSTQTIAYTKSLSDFNSSKPMYWGFTAGTGDKTMTSAIALDKVDVKPVVNKTDPLVTKKIRNVTQGTDFSSSEVTANPGDTLEYQVSVDNSQAHGLKETWNGVNLTEKLPTGLTSPLDGGQNISLPAFDVPFGNSLVTKTYRVKVSSNATSGQTLKSETDLFGQNWPAKGSVVSASNNPEIKIQTKVQPSNPLIKEEVRDVTAKGAYTTDQISVVPGDELQYRITVDNSDGHGIQETWNNVNFRNNLPDGGWLTWNNQNGNPKLTAKGDLGAVPFGQTKSTTYKVNVAKDAAVGSSFASRLRVGGDNWPTNGKRLKSTNSPIVKVKAPISNPKVVESVRNETTGDGTFSQEGVKAKPGDVLEYQVSIDNNQETGIQDTWKMVQLTDQLPNWLENMGDGSHVAQAYVGDVPFGNTPVTKIYRVKVLENASDGQSFTSKAVVSGINWPKTGTVASTTSPKVTVDTTTPWWDITKGVLTIHKHAIADDELKDNAGQVTRESWPWDQERSTIRSVQIEPDVTAQTSLKNMFSDMPNLIDVYGLGNLQTSSVQNMSQMFKGDTKLNKLDYQTDKLINHFDSSKVTDYSSMFEGCQKLTNFDATKLNVSGNVDISRMFYDCANLLQLDLTDWNLVSAKETNMLTSTVDADQPLTGHDPIKSHLWKITLGSNARLNSDCGLAPAPDDQNPLPENSQFYSKDGTWTLVTTSDDYRPGTRIYTFSQIITLSSQYHFNPYVFVWTPILR, from the coding sequence GTGAAGCAAAAGTTACATTATATTGTTACTTTATTGACCTTAGTAACGGTATTTGGTTTTATCGAAGGTCTTGGGGGGGAAAATGTGTCTGCAAAGACGACCATTCCTGATCCGCCGTATAGTAGTCAAGTCACAACATTAGGGGATAATTTTACTGTTAATAGTAATAGTGCTAACAACGGTAATATTATGTTGGCTGGACATACTGAAGTGCAGGTGATGAGTCAGGGCGAAAATGCCATGGCTAAGTCGATGTGGAACAAAACACCAATTGATATTAAAAAGCCGTTTACCATCAACTTTCAATATTATTTAAATGGTGCTGGTCCCACTAAAAGTGGTGATGGTTTAACTTTTACTATGCAAAATGAAAATCCTTATTTGCTCGGACATGCAGGTGAAGCGATTGGTGTTTATGGGGCTTTGCGTAATAGCAGCACTTATCAACCGGCATATAAGCAAGGATTGACGGTGGAATTTGATCCTAAATATAACGATGATGCAAGTGATAGTGACTTAAAGATGGATTCTAATGCACCTAAGAATCATAATCATGTCGCCATTACGGATGGATCGGTGACCAATGTTGGTGACCATTTTGCAATTAAGCATTTGGCGGTTTTGTATGATCCAAGTATGGTATCGAATGTTTGGAAGCAAGTTGAAGTACACTGGGAGCCTAATTTGGCTGATAATACTGGTACTTTGACCGTTTCGCATACAGATACTTCTCATTTTGCGGAATCGGGGTCGTTAATGCCAAGTACGCAGACGATTGCTTACACCAAATCGTTGAGTGATTTTAATTCGAGTAAGCCGATGTATTGGGGCTTCACCGCTGGTACTGGTGATAAGACGATGACCAGCGCCATTGCATTGGATAAGGTTGATGTCAAACCTGTGGTTAATAAAACCGATCCATTAGTGACGAAGAAGATTCGCAATGTTACGCAGGGGACTGATTTTAGTTCTTCTGAAGTAACAGCCAATCCGGGTGATACTTTAGAATATCAAGTGTCCGTTGATAATAGTCAGGCTCATGGTCTCAAAGAAACTTGGAACGGTGTTAATTTGACAGAAAAGTTGCCTACCGGCTTAACTTCACCTTTAGACGGGGGTCAAAACATCAGTTTACCAGCATTTGATGTACCATTTGGCAACAGTCTGGTAACCAAAACTTATCGTGTGAAGGTTAGTTCTAATGCGACGTCGGGTCAAACTTTAAAGAGTGAGACAGACTTATTCGGACAGAATTGGCCAGCAAAGGGGAGTGTGGTTTCTGCAAGCAATAATCCAGAGATTAAGATTCAAACGAAAGTACAACCTTCTAATCCCTTGATTAAAGAAGAGGTTCGTGATGTAACCGCCAAGGGAGCGTATACGACCGATCAAATTTCTGTAGTTCCTGGCGATGAGTTGCAATATCGCATTACGGTCGATAATAGTGATGGTCACGGGATTCAAGAGACGTGGAATAATGTTAATTTTAGAAATAATTTACCTGACGGTGGCTGGTTGACATGGAATAACCAAAATGGGAATCCTAAGTTAACGGCTAAAGGAGACTTAGGTGCGGTACCATTTGGGCAAACGAAGTCTACAACTTATAAAGTAAATGTTGCAAAAGATGCTGCCGTTGGGTCATCTTTTGCCAGCAGATTACGTGTTGGCGGTGACAATTGGCCAACTAATGGAAAAAGGTTGAAATCAACTAATAGTCCAATTGTCAAAGTTAAGGCTCCGATTTCTAATCCGAAAGTTGTTGAATCTGTGCGTAATGAAACGACAGGTGATGGCACTTTTTCGCAAGAAGGAGTGAAAGCTAAACCAGGTGACGTATTAGAATACCAAGTTTCAATTGACAATAATCAAGAAACGGGGATTCAAGATACTTGGAAAATGGTGCAGTTAACGGATCAATTACCTAATTGGTTAGAAAATATGGGCGATGGTAGCCATGTAGCCCAAGCCTATGTTGGTGATGTGCCATTTGGTAATACACCAGTAACTAAAATTTATCGTGTCAAAGTCTTAGAAAATGCCTCCGATGGTCAATCTTTTACTAGTAAAGCAGTGGTCAGTGGTATCAATTGGCCAAAAACTGGTACAGTTGCATCGACTACTAGTCCAAAGGTGACAGTAGATACAACAACCCCTTGGTGGGATATTACCAAGGGCGTTTTGACAATTCATAAACATGCAATTGCCGACGATGAATTGAAGGATAATGCCGGGCAAGTTACAAGAGAAAGTTGGCCTTGGGATCAAGAACGTTCTACCATTCGGAGCGTCCAAATTGAACCTGATGTGACCGCCCAAACTTCATTAAAAAATATGTTTTCAGATATGCCTAATTTAATAGATGTTTATGGTTTAGGAAACTTACAGACTAGCTCAGTGCAAAATATGTCTCAGATGTTTAAAGGAGACACTAAGTTGAATAAGCTAGATTATCAAACTGACAAATTGATTAATCATTTTGATAGTAGCAAGGTGACAGATTATAGTAGTATGTTTGAAGGATGTCAGAAGTTAACTAATTTTGATGCCACCAAGTTGAATGTTTCTGGAAATGTGGACATTTCCAGAATGTTCTATGATTGTGCTAATTTGTTGCAATTAGATTTAACTGATTGGAATTTGGTTTCTGCGAAAGAAACGAATATGTTGACTAGCACAGTCGATGCGGATCAACCCCTTACAGGGCATGATCCTATTAAGTCTCATTTGTGGAAAATCACTTTAGGTTCTAATGCGCGTTTGAATAGTGATTGTGGTTTGGCGCCAGCGCCAGATGATCAGAATCCATTACCTGAAAATTCTCAATTTTATAGTAAAGATGGGACTTGGACGCTAGTTACGACGAGTGATGATTATCGTCCAGGTACAAGAATTTATACATTTAGTCAGATAATAACTCTATCTTCCCAGTATCATTTCAATCCTTATGTCTTTGTTTGGACCCCGATACTACGTTAA